From one Peptoniphilaceae bacterium AMB_02 genomic stretch:
- a CDS encoding peroxiredoxin → MTENINQEVNFPLIGSRAPEFEAVTTQGDMKFPQDYEGKWVILFSHPADFTPVCTTEFMTFASMHDEFRELNTELVGLSIDSIHSHLAWLNAIRGYTWNGIEKPAIDFPVIADLKMDVAKKYGMLQGESDTSAVRAVFFIDPKGVIRTILYYPAALGRNFDEIKRIILGLQKADAESVALPANWEPGKDVIVPPPGTCGAIKERMELAKGEGYEMKDWFLTFKEDK, encoded by the coding sequence ATGACTGAGAACATTAATCAAGAAGTAAACTTTCCGCTAATCGGATCAAGAGCACCGGAATTTGAAGCTGTAACTACACAAGGGGATATGAAATTCCCTCAAGACTATGAAGGAAAATGGGTAATTTTATTCTCACATCCGGCTGACTTTACTCCGGTATGTACCACTGAGTTTATGACATTTGCATCAATGCATGATGAGTTCAGAGAATTAAATACTGAATTGGTAGGACTATCAATAGACTCAATACATTCACATCTGGCATGGTTAAACGCAATAAGAGGATACACTTGGAACGGAATTGAAAAACCTGCCATAGATTTTCCTGTAATAGCTGACCTTAAAATGGATGTTGCTAAAAAATACGGAATGCTTCAAGGCGAATCAGATACATCAGCAGTAAGAGCTGTATTCTTTATTGATCCAAAGGGAGTTATTAGAACAATTCTATACTATCCTGCAGCACTGGGAAGGAATTTTGATGAAATTAAGAGAATCATTCTAGGTTTACAAAAAGCAGATGCTGAAAGCGTAGCACTTCCAGCTAACTGGGAACCGGGCAAAGACGTTATAGTACCACCACCAGGAACATGTGGAGCAATCAAAGAGAGAATGGAACTGGCAAAAGGCGAAGGATACGAAATGAAAGACTGGTTCTTAACATTTAAAGAAGACAAATAA
- a CDS encoding DeoR/GlpR family DNA-binding transcription regulator, whose translation MDVIILISEQRREVILDLVNTEGSASVIKLAELLDASESTIRRDIIKLDEEKLLKKVHGGAITIETDHRIDVSSTIRSQQNQDSKKIIAEKASLLIKEGNRVYIDAGTTTYEITGFELPKKAVYITNDILIAQSLIKKSLKVYLPGGELKESTMAIVGEECVESISKWNFDIGFFGTNAVSNSNGYTTPDAGEGLIKRKAMLKCRKAYVLADTSKLGKSSAITFGNLEEAELITEID comes from the coding sequence ATGGATGTGATAATTTTGATAAGCGAACAAAGAAGAGAAGTCATTCTGGATTTGGTAAATACTGAGGGTTCTGCATCTGTGATTAAACTTGCAGAATTACTCGATGCTTCGGAATCTACAATTAGACGAGATATAATCAAACTGGACGAAGAGAAATTACTTAAAAAAGTTCATGGTGGAGCAATCACAATTGAAACCGATCACCGAATCGATGTCAGCAGCACTATTAGAAGTCAGCAAAATCAAGATTCAAAGAAAATAATCGCAGAAAAGGCAAGTCTGCTTATTAAAGAAGGAAATAGAGTTTATATCGATGCGGGAACTACGACTTATGAGATAACGGGATTTGAACTACCTAAGAAAGCAGTCTATATCACAAATGATATATTGATAGCACAGAGTCTAATAAAAAAATCACTTAAGGTCTATCTTCCCGGAGGAGAGTTAAAAGAATCTACAATGGCAATAGTAGGCGAAGAATGCGTCGAATCCATATCTAAGTGGAATTTTGATATTGGTTTTTTCGGTACAAATGCAGTTTCCAACTCAAACGGATACACAACACCAGATGCAGGAGAAGGTTTAATAAAAAGAAAAGCCATGCTGAAATGTAGAAAAGCATATGTACTTGCAGATACATCGAAACTTGGAAAATCAAGCGCTATAACATTCGGAAACCTGGAAGAAGCAGAACTGATAACTGAAATTGATTGA
- the pfkB gene encoding 1-phosphofructokinase, with the protein MITTLSLNPSLDYIVDIEDFNIGKINRTKSEYMLPGGKGLNVSQVLKNLGMASTALGFVAGFTGRELTRMLDEQNISNKMIEVENGFTRINLKVRGDIETAVNGMGPIVTDEDFKKVIIELEKLTEGDVLILSGNIARNMKEDSYRLIMDKVPDSVKVIVDATKEQLMSVADLKPFLIKPNHEELGELFNVEIKDKKTAGKYARLLQEKGFRNILVSMGGDGAVMLTETGDEYHANAPVGKLVNSVGAGDSMVAGFIYGYLELADYTEAFRYGIAAGSASAFSENLGTGEEIMNLLSQIKIGLVEEKQ; encoded by the coding sequence ATGATTACGACTCTATCCCTAAATCCATCATTGGATTATATTGTAGACATTGAAGATTTTAATATCGGAAAAATAAATAGGACAAAATCGGAATATATGCTTCCGGGAGGAAAAGGCCTGAATGTCAGTCAGGTACTAAAGAACCTGGGCATGGCATCTACGGCTCTTGGTTTTGTAGCCGGCTTTACAGGGCGTGAACTGACTCGGATGCTGGATGAGCAAAATATCTCCAATAAAATGATAGAAGTAGAAAATGGTTTTACAAGAATTAATCTCAAAGTAAGAGGAGATATAGAAACGGCTGTAAATGGAATGGGACCGATAGTCACAGATGAAGATTTTAAGAAGGTGATTATAGAGTTGGAAAAGCTAACCGAAGGAGATGTTCTAATCCTTTCGGGGAATATTGCACGAAATATGAAAGAAGATTCCTATAGGCTCATTATGGATAAGGTACCTGATAGTGTAAAGGTTATTGTCGATGCTACAAAAGAGCAATTGATGAGCGTGGCAGATTTAAAACCTTTTCTGATTAAGCCAAATCATGAAGAATTGGGCGAATTGTTCAATGTGGAAATAAAAGATAAAAAAACTGCTGGAAAATACGCAAGATTATTGCAGGAAAAAGGATTCAGGAATATATTGGTTTCTATGGGTGGTGATGGAGCAGTGATGTTAACTGAAACCGGAGACGAATACCATGCAAATGCTCCCGTTGGGAAATTGGTAAATTCTGTTGGTGCAGGCGATTCTATGGTTGCAGGATTTATCTATGGGTACTTGGAACTTGCAGATTATACAGAGGCTTTCAGATATGGAATTGCTGCAGGATCAGCAAGTGCATTTTCTGAAAACCTAGGGACCGGAGAAGAAATTATGAATTTATTGAGTCAAATAAAAATAGGATTGGTGGAGGAAAAACAATGA